Proteins from a genomic interval of Parcubacteria group bacterium ADurb.Bin159:
- the iap gene encoding putative endopeptidase p60 precursor: protein MKINEKKIKQQKRLVHFALKNIGKPYKYGAKASEAPKCFDCSSFVQYLYKKIGINLPRTALAQAHFGKTIDYKKEELEIGDLIFIKGKWGHYNPEFPQGIGHVLMYIGDKKMIEAKLEKDKNGKAIGKVQITPASEILNRQDIVVIKRII from the coding sequence ATGAAAATTAATGAGAAAAAAATCAAACAACAAAAAAGATTAGTCCATTTTGCTTTAAAAAATATAGGCAAACCTTATAAATATGGGGCTAAAGCAAGCGAAGCGCCGAAATGCTTTGATTGTTCAAGCTTTGTTCAATATCTTTATAAAAAAATAGGCATTAATTTACCCAGAACAGCTTTAGCACAAGCGCATTTTGGTAAAACAATAGATTATAAAAAGGAGGAGTTGGAAATAGGTGATTTGATCTTTATTAAAGGAAAATGGGGACATTATAATCCAGAATTTCCTCAAGGCATTGGCCATGTTTTAATGTATATAGGAGATAAAAAAATGATTGAGGCAAAATTAGAAAAAGATAAAAATGGCAAAGCCATAGGAAAAGTGCAAATAACTCCAGCTTCAGAGATACTAAATCGGCAAGATATAGTTGTGATTAAAAGAATTATTTAA
- the tatD gene encoding Tat-linked quality control protein TatD, with amino-acid sequence MFDVHSHLNFKAFEQDEEEVIRRSFGEGLSGIINIGSNFATSQKAINIAQRYKNCWAAVGLHPIHIHSHKQSSNFYSPKYYLLIEKNKKYIKAIGETGLDFYHSKNEDIKYQKEVFLAHLDMAKKFNLPVILHCRGSKDKPKDAYLKILEILKKYKNLPQGEIHCFSADFDIAQEFLNLGFYIGFTGVITFENADKDVLETIKKMPLSKILAETDCPFLTPEPYRGKRNEPHYVRLVVEKISQIKNLSFRNTEKNIDDNAKRLFNLRA; translated from the coding sequence ATGTTTGATGTTCATTCACATTTAAATTTTAAGGCTTTTGAGCAAGATGAGGAAGAAGTTATAAGACGGAGTTTTGGAGAAGGTCTTTCCGGAATCATTAATATTGGTTCTAATTTTGCCACGAGCCAAAAAGCTATTAATATCGCCCAAAGATATAAAAATTGTTGGGCAGCCGTTGGTCTTCATCCCATTCATATCCATTCTCACAAACAATCATCTAACTTTTATTCCCCAAAATATTATTTACTGATTGAAAAAAACAAAAAATACATTAAAGCCATTGGAGAAACAGGATTGGATTTTTATCATTCAAAAAATGAGGACATAAAATATCAAAAAGAAGTTTTTTTGGCGCATCTTGATATGGCTAAAAAATTCAATTTGCCCGTTATTCTGCATTGTCGCGGTAGTAAGGATAAACCAAAAGACGCTTATTTGAAAATACTTGAAATATTAAAGAAATACAAAAATTTGCCCCAAGGAGAAATTCATTGTTTTTCTGCTGATTTTGATATTGCCCAAGAATTTCTTAATTTAGGTTTTTATATTGGCTTTACCGGCGTTATTACTTTTGAAAATGCCGATAAAGATGTTTTAGAAACAATAAAAAAGATGCCTTTATCTAAAATTTTAGCGGAAACAGATTGTCCATTTTTGACTCCAGAACCTTATCGGGGAAAACGCAATGAACCGCATTATGTACGGTTGGTAGTAGAAAAAATTTCCCAAATTAAAAATTTATCTTTTAGAAATACAGAAAAAAATATTGATGACAATGCTAAGCGATTATTTAATTTGAGGGCATAA
- the rarA gene encoding Replication-associated recombination protein A — MILKDKIRPLADRMRPKSLLDFFGQEEIVGPEKLLRKAIEKDEVPSMIFWGPPGSGKTTLAYIIAQQTKSEFEQISAVSSGLKDLRAIIKKAKEAKEKNKKTILFIDEIHRWNKSQQDALLPLIEEGVITLIGATTENPSFEVVSPLLSRCHIFVLKPLAKSHLIKIIKRAIKDKENGLGNLNIKINDKIIETIAEVSNGDARVALNILEYAVSVSENITLDVIKDALQKSYLFYDKNGEEHYNIISALHKSLRGSDANAALYWLARMIEAGEDPLYIARRLIRFACEDVGLANSRALEQSVAAYQACYFLGMPESDVILAQAVVYLAKCKKSNKIYAAYTKAAEDVRKYGNLLVPLHIRNAPTKLMKDLGYGKGYKYSPNYNYKEKQEYLPDKLKGRKYI, encoded by the coding sequence ATGATTTTAAAAGATAAAATTAGGCCATTAGCCGATAGAATGAGGCCAAAATCTCTTTTGGATTTTTTTGGTCAAGAAGAAATTGTTGGACCGGAAAAATTATTGAGAAAAGCCATTGAAAAAGATGAGGTCCCTTCAATGATTTTTTGGGGACCGCCGGGAAGCGGAAAAACTACTTTGGCTTATATTATTGCCCAACAAACTAAATCGGAATTTGAGCAAATAAGCGCTGTTTCTAGCGGTTTAAAAGATTTGCGGGCTATTATTAAAAAAGCCAAAGAAGCAAAAGAGAAAAATAAAAAAACTATACTTTTTATTGACGAAATTCATCGTTGGAATAAATCGCAACAAGATGCCTTATTGCCCTTAATTGAAGAAGGGGTGATTACACTTATTGGGGCGACTACAGAAAATCCCAGTTTTGAAGTCGTTAGTCCTTTACTTTCCCGTTGCCATATTTTTGTCTTAAAACCGTTGGCTAAATCCCATCTTATAAAAATTATAAAAAGAGCCATAAAGGACAAAGAAAATGGTTTAGGTAATTTGAATATTAAAATAAATGATAAAATAATAGAAACCATTGCCGAGGTAAGCAATGGCGATGCTAGAGTGGCTTTAAATATTCTTGAATATGCTGTTTCAGTATCAGAAAATATTACTTTAGATGTTATAAAAGATGCTTTGCAAAAATCTTATTTATTCTACGATAAAAATGGAGAAGAACATTACAATATAATTTCTGCTTTGCATAAATCCTTGCGTGGTTCTGACGCTAATGCTGCCTTATATTGGTTAGCTCGAATGATAGAAGCAGGAGAAGACCCTTTATATATTGCTCGCCGTTTAATTCGTTTTGCTTGCGAAGATGTGGGATTGGCTAATTCTCGCGCTTTAGAACAATCAGTCGCTGCTTATCAGGCATGTTATTTTTTGGGTATGCCGGAAAGCGATGTTATTTTAGCACAAGCAGTTGTTTATTTGGCTAAATGTAAAAAATCAAATAAAATATATGCAGCTTATACGAAAGCAGCAGAAGATGTCAGAAAATATGGCAATTTACTCGTGCCTTTACACATCCGTAATGCTCCGACAAAATTGATGAAAGATTTAGGATATGGCAAAGGATATAAATATAGTCCAAATTATAATTATAAAGAAAAACAAGAATACCTGCCCGATAAATTAAAAGGAAGAAAATACATTTGA